ACACGTCGTCGGCATCCATCCCGCTGGCCATCGACCACATGCGAGGAGCCGGGGAGATCTCCAGCGGTGACGTGATGCTGCTCGTGGGCTTCGGAGCCGGGCTGTCGTACTCGGCCCAGGTCGCCGTCTGCCCCTGACCCCAGAACTGCCGCGGGCCGCACGCCCGCGGTGAGCAAGCAAGAACCAGGAAGGAACACCGTGTCCAACGAGGAAATCACCAAGGGTCTGGCCGGGATCGTCGAAGAGGTCGCCGGTGTCGACGCCGCCGACGTGACCGTCGACAAGTCCTTCGTCGACGACCTCGACATCGACTCCCTGTCCATGGTCGAGATCGCCGTGCAGGCCGAGGACAAGTTCGGCGTGAAGATCCCGGACGACGAGCTGGCCAACCTCAAGACCGTCGGTGATGCGGTGGACTACATCACCAAGAACGCATGACGACCGAAGTCGTCATCACCGGGCTGGGCGCGACGACGCCGCTGGGCGGCGACGTCGCGTCCACCTGGGACGGACTGCTGAACGGCGCCACCGGCATCAAGCGCCTGGAGGCGGAGTGGCTCGACCGCTTCGAGCTCCCCGCCAAGATCGGTGCGCCGCTGGCGGTGGAGCCCGCTGACGTCCTGCCGCGCGTGCAGCTGCGCCGGATGGACCGCTGCGAGGCGATCGCCGTCATCGCCGCCCGCGAGGCGTGGGCGGACGCCGGTTACGAGCTGCCGTCCGACGATTCCGAGCCGGTCGACCCGGATCGGCTCGGCGTGGCGCTGGGCACCGGCATCGGCGGTCCGCTGACCCTGCTGCAGCAGGACGACCTGCTGGAGTCCCAGGGGCTGCGGAAGGTCTCGCCGCTGACCGTGCCGATGCTGATGCCCAACGGCCCGGCCGCGATGGTCAGCCTGGACCTGCGGGCCCGCGCCGGGGTGCACTCCCCCGCGTCGGCCTGCGCGTCGGGTGCCGAAGGCCTGGCCAAGGGCTTCGAGATGATCCAGCAGGGGCACGCGGACGTCGTGGTGGCCGGTGGTGCGGAGGCCTGCATCCACCCGATCACCATCGCCGGCTTCGCCCAGGCCCGGACCCTGAGCACCCGCAACGACGACCCGGACCGGGCATCGCGCCCGTTCGACGTCGACCGCGACGGGTTCGTGATGGGCGAGGGTGCCGGCGTGATCGTGCTGGAGAGCGCCGAGCACGCCAAGGCGCGCGGCGCGCGGATCTACGCCCGGCTGGCGGGCACGGGCATCACGTCCGACGCCTACCACATCACCGGCAGCCACCCGGACGGTCGCGGCCAGGTCGGGGCGATGCGCAAGGCGCTGCTCAGCGGCGGCCTGGAGCCGTCGGACATCGGGCACGTCAACGCGCACGCGACCTCGACCGTGGTCGGTGACGTCGGCGAGGCCAACTCGGTGCGCCAGGCCATCGGCGACGGCGCCGTGGTGACCGCCCCGAAGGGCTCGCTCGGCCACCTGGTCGGCGGCGCCGGTGCGGTGGAGAGCATCGTGACGGTCCTCTCCCTGAAGCACGGTGTCATCCCGGCGACCCGGAACCTGGAGAAGCTGGACCCGAAGGTCGAGCTCGACGTGGTCGCCGACAAGCCGCGGCACGTGGAGCAGACCGCCGCGATCAACAACGCCTTCGGCTTCGGCGGGCACAACGTGGCCCTCGCCTTCGCCAAGGCCTGACCGCAGGCAACCGGAAAGCGGGCTGAGCGCGACTCAGCCCGCTTTCCACTTTTCACCGGCGTCTCGGGCACCCCCAGCCGCTCGACCGCCGTGCTCCCACACTCGCAGCGGAAGCTGTGAATCTCCGAAGCTCAAGATCGAAGCTTCCTTTGAAACCGCGATCCGACGGCGAACCTCCTTCAGGTGCGCGGATTCCAGATGCTGGTCGCAGCGGTGCGGCGGGCGTAGTCGGCGAAGTCGCGGGGCTCCCGGCCCAGCGCCCGGCGGACACCGTCGGTCAGGTGCGCGTTGCGGCCGTCGAGGATCTCGGTGAACAGGTGCTCCACCATCGACACCACCTCGGGCGGCACACCGTGCTCGGCCATCGCCGCCCGGTACTTCTCCGCCTCGATCGACGCGAACGCGACGTCCCGGCCGGTTGCGGCGGCGATCTCGCCGATCGCCTCGGCGAAGGTGAGCAGCCGCGGCCCGGTCACCTCGTACACCTGCCCCGCGTGCCCCTCCTCGGTCAGCGCGGCCACGGCGACGTCGGCGATGTCGTCGGCATCGACGAACGGCTCGCCCACCGCACCGACCGGCAGCGCGACCTCGCCCGCGCGCACCGCTTCCACCAGGAAGTCCTCGCTGAAGTTCTGCTGGAACCAGGCCGCTCGCACGACCGTCCACTCCGCACCGGACGCCCGGACGGCCGCCTCGGCCCGCTGCGCACCGGCCTCCCCGCGGCCGGACAGCAGCACCACCCGCCGGACTCCGCTGCGCACCGCCAGCTCGGTGAACTCCCGGACCACCTCGGCGGCGCCCGGAACGGCCAGATCCGGCTGGTAGGACAGGTACACCGCGTCGGTGCCCGCCAGCACCGCCGGCCAGGTGGCGGGCTCGGTCCAGTCGAACGGCGGCGTCGCCGAGCGGGAACCGGCCCGGACCGGCCACCCCGCGATCGAGAGGCGCTCGAGGACGCGGCGACCGGTCCGTCCGGTAGCGCCGAGGACGAGCACTGGCTTCTGTTCGTTGGCTGACATGCCCCCAGTCAATCCGAGCTCGACTGGACGCCCCATAGCCGAGAAACCACATCCCATAATCGATCGTCCAACCACGACACCGCTCTCCGCGACCGGCCCGAAGTCTCCGCGACCGGCCCGAAGTCTCCGCGACCGGCCCGAAGTCTCCGCGACCGGCCCGAAGTCTCCGCGACCGGCCCGAAGTCTCCGCGATTTCAATGGAAATCGGACGTCCGATTTCCATTGAAATCGCGTAGGTCGTCGGCGTGTCGGGCCCTGACACGCCGATCAGATCCGCAACTTCCATTGAAATCGGACATCCAATTTCAATGGAAGTTGCGGATCGCCCCGCCCGACACGGCATAGGCTCGCGCCGTGGACACCCTGGCCGGATTGCTGGACGGACCGCGGGCTCGCGGCGCCTTCTTGCTCCGCTCGATCCTGGAACCGCCCTGGTCGCTGCGCATTCAGGACCGCGCCCCGCTGACTCTGGTCGCGGTGGTGCGCGGATCCGCCTGGGTGCTGCCGGACGGCGGCGAACCGGCGCTGCTGGAGCCCGGCGACGTCGCGGTGGTGCGCGGCCCGGGCCACTACACCGTCGCCGACGATCCGGGCACCCCGTGGCAGGTCGTGATCCACCCGGGCCAGCGCTGCACCAGCCCGAACGGCACGCCGCTCGACGGGCTGTCCGACCTCGGCGTCCGCACCTGGGGCACCGGGCGCGCGGGCACGACGACGCTGCTCACCGGCACCTACCAGGTGGTCGGCGAGGTCAGCGACCGAGTGCTCACCGAACTGCCGGAACTCGCCGTGGTCCGGCACGAATCGCTGGACGCGCCGCTGATCGACCTTCTCGCCGCGGAGATCGGCAAGAACGTGCCGGGCCAGGAAACCGTGCTGGACCGGCTGCTCGACCTGCTGCTCATCGCCGCGCTGCGGGCCTGGTTCGCAGGCTCTCCGGATCGCACTCCGGCCTGGTACAGCGCGCAGTGCGACGAAGTCGTCGGCCAGGCCCTGCAGCTGATCCACGACACCCCGGCCGAGCAGTGGACCGTCGCCGGGCTGGCCGCGAGCTGCGGGCTGTCCCGCGCCGGTTTCGCGCGGCGGTTCACCGAGGTGGTCGGCGAGCCGCCGATGACGTACCTGACGTCCTGGCGGCTGGCGCTGGCCGCCGACCTGCTGCGGGAATCCGACGCGACGATCGGCGCGGTCGCCCGCCAGGTCGGCTACGGCAGCGCGTTCGCGCTCAGCAACGCTTTCAAGCGGCGCTTCGGCATCAGCCCGCAGGAGTACCGGCGGCACGACCAGCCGGAGTCACTCCTGGCAGGCGGCGCGCAGGGCGCTGTTCGGCAGCTTGCTGGTGTCCAGGCGCAGTGAGCGGCCCGAGTCGGTGATGACCATCGGGTACACCAGGTTCCACTCCAGGCACCGGTACGGCATGTCCGGGGGCGCGTCCTCCGGGGACTGGTGGCTCTTGAAGGTCAGCATCGCCAGCAGCGACCCGTCCGGGCCGGGATCGATCCGGTGCACCTTCATGTCGAGGTCGTCGGTGGTCCCGTAGGCCTGGTTCCACTTGGCCTCGGGCAGCTCGTCCCACTTGCTCTCGACCACTGTGGACTTCCACAGGTCGTAGTCGCGGTCGTTGATCGACCGGAAGTGGTTGTCCAGCAGCACCATGACCGCCTGCTGGTCGGGATGCCCGACAGCGCCCGGCGTGTACTCCACGCCGCCGGGGCTGGTCATCGACACGACCTCGTCCGTCGACTGGAACTTCGCCGTCGAGCTGGACCGCTCCGGCCCGCCGTAGAAGTTCTCGGCGAGCACCACGCCGCCACCGGCACCGGCCAGCAGCACGACGATCGAGACCGGCAGACCCCACTTCACCCAGGAACGCACGGCATCAAGCTTCGCACATGCCGATCAGCACCACGGGCGGTTCCGCGGCTCAGCCGACGCGGTGCAGCCAGGT
This portion of the Saccharopolyspora antimicrobica genome encodes:
- a CDS encoding acyl carrier protein → MSNEEITKGLAGIVEEVAGVDAADVTVDKSFVDDLDIDSLSMVEIAVQAEDKFGVKIPDDELANLKTVGDAVDYITKNA
- a CDS encoding beta-ketoacyl-[acyl-carrier-protein] synthase family protein; protein product: MTTEVVITGLGATTPLGGDVASTWDGLLNGATGIKRLEAEWLDRFELPAKIGAPLAVEPADVLPRVQLRRMDRCEAIAVIAAREAWADAGYELPSDDSEPVDPDRLGVALGTGIGGPLTLLQQDDLLESQGLRKVSPLTVPMLMPNGPAAMVSLDLRARAGVHSPASACASGAEGLAKGFEMIQQGHADVVVAGGAEACIHPITIAGFAQARTLSTRNDDPDRASRPFDVDRDGFVMGEGAGVIVLESAEHAKARGARIYARLAGTGITSDAYHITGSHPDGRGQVGAMRKALLSGGLEPSDIGHVNAHATSTVVGDVGEANSVRQAIGDGAVVTAPKGSLGHLVGGAGAVESIVTVLSLKHGVIPATRNLEKLDPKVELDVVADKPRHVEQTAAINNAFGFGGHNVALAFAKA
- a CDS encoding NAD(P)H-binding protein; the encoded protein is MSANEQKPVLVLGATGRTGRRVLERLSIAGWPVRAGSRSATPPFDWTEPATWPAVLAGTDAVYLSYQPDLAVPGAAEVVREFTELAVRSGVRRVVLLSGRGEAGAQRAEAAVRASGAEWTVVRAAWFQQNFSEDFLVEAVRAGEVALPVGAVGEPFVDADDIADVAVAALTEEGHAGQVYEVTGPRLLTFAEAIGEIAAATGRDVAFASIEAEKYRAAMAEHGVPPEVVSMVEHLFTEILDGRNAHLTDGVRRALGREPRDFADYARRTAATSIWNPRT